One Avibacterium avium genomic window carries:
- the folK gene encoding 2-amino-4-hydroxy-6-hydroxymethyldihydropteridine diphosphokinase, translating to MKQVYIALGSNLATPVQQLENALQALQQLPHSQLAAVSHFYQSKPLGPQDQPDYVNAVACLATVLAPLDLLDQLQRIEQEQGRVRLRRWGERTLDLDILLYGDEIIESERLTVPHYDMQHREFVIVPLYDIAPNLTLPDGKNMADLVQQFHHHEMKILQKSTALE from the coding sequence ATGAAACAGGTTTATATCGCTTTAGGCAGCAATTTGGCCACCCCAGTGCAACAGCTAGAAAACGCGCTGCAAGCGTTACAACAACTGCCCCATTCGCAACTGGCGGCAGTTAGCCATTTTTATCAAAGCAAACCACTCGGGCCGCAGGATCAACCGGATTATGTTAATGCGGTCGCTTGCTTAGCTACGGTATTAGCGCCATTGGATTTGCTCGATCAATTACAACGCATTGAGCAAGAACAAGGACGTGTTCGGCTGCGCCGTTGGGGCGAACGCACGTTGGATTTGGATATTCTGCTTTACGGCGATGAAATTATTGAATCTGAACGCTTAACCGTTCCCCATTATGATATGCAACATCGCGAATTTGTTATCGTGCCGTTGTATGATATTGCGCCTAACTTAACCTTGCCAGATGGCAAAAACATGGCCGATTTAGTGCAACAGTTTCATCATCACGAAATGAAAATTTTGCAAAAAAGCACCGCACTTGAATAG
- the pcnB gene encoding polynucleotide adenylyltransferase PcnB — protein MQASQYGIQPRMISKNALTVVQKLQRNGYEAYVVGGCLRDLLLDKKPKDFDVATNARPEQIQAIFQRQCRLIGRRFRLAHVMFGRDIIEVATFRANHSEHNNERQSKQSDEGMLLRDNVYGTLEQDAERRDFSVNALYYNPQDNTLRDFYHGIEDIKAGKLRLIGDPVIRYQEDPVRMLRAIRFMAKLDMFLEKPTEAPIKQMAHLLRHIPPARLYDEAQKLLQTGNGVKTYHLLRQYGLFDQLFPTLMPYFTEKQDSFAERMILTALTSTDERIADKLRINPAFLFACFFWYPLREKVEVLKNEGGLNNHDAYALASNEILDQLATSLAAPRRHTGVIRDIWFLQLQLLKRNGNAPMRVMAHPKFRAAFDLLAMRAQVEGGESIELATWWHEYQFSNEEQRNALVKAHQKLHPTPKKKRYRPRKRKTQKEPTA, from the coding sequence ATTCAAGCTTCACAATATGGCATTCAACCAAGAATGATCAGCAAAAATGCCTTAACTGTGGTGCAAAAATTACAACGTAACGGTTACGAAGCCTATGTGGTGGGCGGCTGTTTGCGTGATTTGTTACTCGATAAAAAACCGAAAGATTTTGATGTTGCCACCAATGCGCGTCCTGAACAAATTCAAGCTATTTTTCAACGTCAGTGCCGTTTGATCGGCCGCCGTTTCCGCTTGGCTCACGTGATGTTTGGACGTGATATTATTGAAGTGGCCACGTTTCGTGCCAACCATTCTGAACACAATAACGAACGTCAATCGAAACAAAGCGATGAAGGAATGTTGTTGCGTGATAATGTGTACGGCACGCTAGAACAAGATGCCGAACGCCGTGATTTCAGCGTTAATGCCCTTTATTACAATCCACAAGATAATACTTTGCGTGATTTTTACCACGGTATTGAAGACATCAAAGCAGGTAAATTGCGTTTAATTGGCGATCCTGTTATTCGCTATCAAGAAGATCCCGTGCGTATGCTGCGCGCCATTCGCTTTATGGCAAAATTGGATATGTTTTTGGAAAAGCCAACGGAAGCGCCAATCAAGCAAATGGCGCATCTATTACGCCATATTCCGCCTGCTCGCTTATATGATGAAGCACAAAAATTATTGCAAACGGGCAATGGTGTGAAAACCTATCATTTGTTGCGTCAATATGGCTTGTTTGATCAGCTTTTCCCAACGCTAATGCCTTATTTCACGGAAAAACAAGATAGCTTTGCCGAGCGAATGATTTTAACTGCGCTCACTTCAACAGATGAACGTATCGCGGACAAACTGCGCATTAATCCTGCCTTTTTGTTTGCCTGTTTCTTCTGGTATCCATTAAGAGAAAAAGTGGAAGTGCTGAAAAATGAAGGTGGCTTAAATAATCACGATGCTTACGCCTTAGCCAGCAATGAAATTCTCGATCAGCTTGCTACAAGCCTTGCTGCACCACGCCGCCATACGGGGGTAATTCGTGATATTTGGTTCTTGCAATTACAGCTGCTAAAACGCAATGGTAACGCACCAATGCGTGTAATGGCACACCCGAAATTCCGCGCGGCCTTTGATTTGCTTGCAATGCGCGCACAAGTGGAAGGCGGTGAATCCATTGAGTTAGCTACTTGGTGGCACGAATACCAATTTAGTAATGAAGAACAGCGTAACGCCTTGGTGAAAGCTCATCAAAAACTGCACCCAACGCCAAAGAAAAAACGTTATCGTCCAAGAAAACGTAAAACGCAGAAAGAGCCAACCGCATAA
- the dksA gene encoding RNA polymerase-binding protein DksA, with amino-acid sequence MTQSSLSLLALAGVEPYQPKEGEEYMNDEQILHFRKILEAWRAQIQEETSRTVAYMQDEASNFPDPADRATQEEEFSLELRNRDRERKLMKKIEHTLKKIDTGDFGYCDSCGIEIGIRRLEARPTADLCIDCKTLSEIREKQMVG; translated from the coding sequence ATGACTCAATCCTCTTTAAGTTTATTAGCTTTAGCGGGAGTGGAACCTTATCAACCAAAAGAAGGTGAAGAATATATGAATGATGAGCAAATTCTTCACTTTAGAAAAATTCTTGAAGCGTGGCGTGCGCAAATTCAAGAAGAAACCTCTCGCACCGTGGCGTATATGCAAGATGAAGCGTCAAACTTCCCTGACCCTGCCGATCGTGCGACACAGGAAGAAGAATTTAGCTTAGAGTTACGCAACCGTGATCGTGAACGTAAGTTAATGAAAAAAATCGAGCATACACTGAAAAAAATCGATACAGGTGATTTCGGCTATTGCGATTCTTGCGGTATTGAAATTGGTATTCGCCGCTTAGAAGCACGTCCAACAGCTGATCTTTGCATTGATTGCAAAACCTTATCTGAAATTCGTGAAAAACAAATGGTAGGCTAA
- a CDS encoding NAD-dependent succinate-semialdehyde dehydrogenase codes for MQNFSLIKTKGYINGEYVENAEGKTFAVLNPATQQEICQVADLGVAETEQAILAAEQAQKKWKQVLPKERANILTRWYELVLQHQEELAQIISLEQGKPIAESRGEVLYGASFIQWFAEEAKRIQGDMLPSDKSNHRLMAMKQPVGVVAAITPWNFPNAMITRKSAPALAAGCAVVLKPAPETPLSALALAELASQAGLPKGLLNVIPTTQVVDVGKVLTESPIIRKLTFTGSTKVGKLLMAQSASTVKKLSLELGGNAPALVFDDADLDSAVEGVFASKFRNAGQTCICTNRIYVQAGIYEAFVQKFCEKVQQIKLGEANQPGVTMGPLIRQSAVEKVQRHIDDALQKGAKLVLGGKPADLGGTFFQPTVLADVNQTMLVAKEETFAPLAPIFKFETEEQAIAMANETEFGLAAYFFTQNINRIWRVSEALEYGIVGINEGLVTNEFAPFGGVKESGIGREGSHYGIDEFLELKYLCLGIK; via the coding sequence ATGCAAAATTTTTCATTAATAAAAACAAAAGGTTATATTAATGGTGAATATGTAGAAAATGCAGAGGGGAAAACTTTTGCGGTGTTGAATCCGGCAACGCAACAAGAAATTTGCCAAGTGGCAGATTTAGGCGTGGCAGAAACGGAACAAGCCATTTTAGCGGCGGAACAAGCGCAGAAAAAATGGAAACAGGTGTTACCGAAAGAGCGAGCCAATATTTTAACCCGTTGGTATGAACTGGTGTTACAACATCAAGAAGAGCTTGCGCAAATTATTAGCTTAGAACAAGGCAAGCCCATTGCTGAAAGCCGTGGCGAAGTGCTTTATGGGGCAAGTTTTATTCAATGGTTTGCAGAAGAAGCGAAGCGAATTCAAGGGGATATGCTGCCTTCAGATAAAAGCAATCATCGCTTAATGGCAATGAAACAGCCTGTTGGTGTGGTGGCCGCCATTACGCCTTGGAATTTCCCGAATGCGATGATTACGCGAAAATCTGCACCAGCCTTAGCAGCAGGCTGTGCGGTGGTGTTAAAACCTGCGCCAGAAACGCCATTATCCGCCTTAGCCTTGGCAGAATTGGCAAGTCAAGCAGGATTACCAAAAGGCTTGTTGAATGTGATTCCTACCACACAAGTGGTGGACGTGGGCAAAGTGCTGACAGAAAGTCCAATTATTCGCAAATTGACCTTTACTGGCTCAACCAAAGTGGGCAAATTATTAATGGCACAATCGGCAAGTACGGTGAAAAAATTATCCTTAGAACTAGGGGGCAATGCGCCAGCTTTGGTGTTTGATGATGCAGATTTAGACAGTGCCGTGGAAGGGGTATTTGCCTCTAAATTCCGTAACGCAGGGCAGACTTGCATTTGCACCAATCGTATTTATGTACAAGCAGGAATTTATGAAGCCTTTGTGCAAAAATTCTGTGAAAAAGTACAACAAATTAAACTGGGCGAAGCCAATCAGCCAGGTGTCACAATGGGGCCTTTAATCCGCCAAAGTGCTGTGGAGAAAGTACAACGTCACATTGATGATGCATTGCAAAAAGGTGCTAAACTGGTGCTTGGTGGTAAGCCAGCTGATCTTGGTGGAACATTTTTCCAACCTACCGTTTTAGCAGATGTTAATCAAACAATGTTAGTCGCCAAAGAAGAAACCTTTGCGCCTTTAGCACCGATTTTCAAATTTGAAACGGAAGAACAAGCCATTGCAATGGCAAATGAAACGGAATTTGGCTTGGCGGCTTATTTCTTCACGCAAAATATCAACCGTATTTGGCGCGTGTCAGAAGCCTTAGAATATGGCATTGTAGGCATTAACGAAGGCTTGGTGACCAACGAATTTGCCCCATTTGGCGGCGTGAAAGAATCTGGCATTGGGCGAGAAGGATCACATTACGGCATTGATGAATTTTTAGAGCTAAAATATCTTTGTTTAGGCATAAAATAA
- a CDS encoding TerC/Alx family metal homeostasis membrane protein codes for MTHFGFPLETILVFFGVIALSVYLDLFAHRHSKEISVKDAALWSVFWIGLALCFYVYLWLRFDAEWADLYLAGYVLEKSLSVDNLMVFVAIFASFGITGRLQHRILYWGIIGALIFRAIFVVIGTGLFAASPWVGFGFAAFVIWSGWKMLKSGGDDEEEIEDYSNHWSVRWTGKLMPIYTKLFSDRFLLNHSEMSVEQIASTTRKGAKYLTPAFLCLIAIETSDVAFAFDSVPAVIAVTQEPLLVYAAMIFAILGLRSLYFILATLTKYLVHLEKSIIALLFFIGIKMAIQSWNHAVSDTGIHISPNASLFIVLGTLAIGVIASFIFPEKEEQE; via the coding sequence ATGACTCATTTCGGTTTTCCTCTCGAAACAATTCTTGTCTTTTTTGGTGTAATTGCACTGTCTGTTTATTTAGATTTATTTGCTCATCGTCATAGCAAGGAAATTAGCGTAAAAGACGCCGCACTTTGGTCCGTCTTTTGGATAGGATTAGCACTTTGCTTTTATGTTTATCTATGGTTACGCTTTGATGCAGAGTGGGCAGATTTATATCTTGCAGGTTATGTATTAGAAAAGAGTTTATCGGTTGATAATTTAATGGTCTTTGTCGCCATTTTTGCTTCTTTTGGTATTACAGGAAGACTTCAACATCGTATTCTTTATTGGGGCATTATCGGCGCGTTAATTTTCCGTGCTATTTTTGTTGTAATCGGAACAGGGTTGTTTGCCGCTAGTCCTTGGGTAGGATTTGGTTTTGCTGCTTTTGTGATTTGGAGTGGGTGGAAGATGCTTAAAAGTGGCGGTGATGATGAGGAAGAAATTGAAGATTATTCAAATCACTGGAGTGTACGTTGGACAGGGAAGCTTATGCCAATTTATACCAAGCTTTTTAGTGATCGCTTTTTGCTTAATCATTCTGAAATGAGTGTGGAACAAATTGCCTCAACAACCCGTAAGGGGGCTAAATATTTAACTCCTGCTTTTCTCTGTTTGATTGCCATTGAAACTTCTGATGTGGCTTTTGCTTTTGACTCTGTACCAGCAGTAATTGCTGTAACGCAAGAGCCTTTATTGGTTTATGCAGCAATGATTTTTGCTATTCTTGGCTTGCGTAGCCTTTATTTTATTTTGGCAACGTTAACTAAATATCTTGTCCATCTTGAAAAATCGATCATTGCGCTATTGTTCTTTATCGGTATCAAAATGGCGATTCAATCTTGGAATCATGCTGTGAGTGATACGGGTATTCATATTTCACCAAATGCTAGTTTATTTATCGTTCTAGGTACTTTAGCAATCGGTGTAATTGCCTCATTTATCTTCCCGGAGAAAGAAGAACAGGAGTAA
- a CDS encoding DUF4328 domain-containing protein, protein MLKNKYLTKVCLALLLILFSMEVFQFLITVYAKIVIFRVENYTVTEAETNFLEWFDEYSILFIGCHFLVAFYFGIFYFIWLSRANFNFFLLGDKELTYNTLIVGWRFVIIPIPIRIPIPIDNLWKPWKPYSAFKEIIAKSHQLAFGSVHNKKTEMILFMWWILFLISLLLWISLAKNLQSRELLNLILFLYIFEILKSIFLFYLIYNVDKWQRKANQSKPISLQKS, encoded by the coding sequence ATGTTAAAGAATAAATATTTAACTAAAGTTTGCTTAGCATTATTACTAATTTTATTTAGTATGGAAGTTTTCCAGTTTTTAATTACCGTTTATGCTAAAATAGTTATTTTTAGAGTTGAGAACTATACAGTTACTGAGGCAGAAACTAATTTCTTAGAGTGGTTTGATGAATATAGTATCCTCTTTATTGGTTGTCATTTTCTTGTGGCTTTTTATTTTGGGATTTTTTATTTTATATGGCTCTCTAGAGCTAACTTTAACTTTTTCCTACTTGGCGATAAAGAATTAACATATAATACTCTAATTGTGGGTTGGCGGTTTGTTATTATTCCTATTCCTATTCGTATTCCTATTCCTATCGACAATTTATGGAAGCCTTGGAAGCCTTATTCGGCATTCAAAGAAATAATAGCAAAAAGCCATCAATTGGCATTTGGTTCTGTACATAATAAAAAAACTGAGATGATACTTTTTATGTGGTGGATTTTATTTCTAATATCTCTGTTGTTATGGATTTCTCTAGCAAAAAATTTACAATCCAGGGAATTATTAAATCTAATATTGTTTCTATATATATTTGAAATCTTAAAAAGTATATTTCTTTTTTATCTCATTTATAACGTAGATAAATGGCAACGAAAAGCCAATCAGTCTAAGCCTATTTCATTACAAAAATCTTAA
- a CDS encoding vWA domain-containing protein: MRRLPVYLLVDTSGSMMGEAIEAVRNGLQMLVSALRQDPYALETAYLSVITFDTNAKQVTPLTELMSFQMPDIQASGVTAMGEALSLLADCINREVQKGSAEVKGDWKPVVFLLSDGLPTDDLQKGINAIRQVKTGTFVACAAGAGADTNVLKQITETVVSLDTADANSIKAFFKWVSASISVSSQKVDLNKKEVNGLNELPPPPAELNIVL, translated from the coding sequence ATGCGTCGTTTACCTGTTTATTTATTAGTAGATACCTCAGGCTCAATGATGGGAGAAGCAATTGAAGCGGTGCGCAATGGTTTGCAAATGTTGGTTTCCGCGTTGCGCCAAGATCCTTATGCATTGGAAACCGCTTATTTATCAGTAATTACTTTTGATACGAATGCGAAACAAGTTACACCATTAACGGAATTAATGAGTTTTCAAATGCCTGATATTCAGGCTTCAGGGGTTACTGCAATGGGGGAAGCGTTGAGTTTATTGGCGGATTGTATTAATAGAGAAGTTCAGAAAGGTTCAGCGGAAGTGAAGGGCGATTGGAAGCCAGTTGTATTCTTACTTTCAGATGGTTTGCCGACAGATGATTTACAAAAAGGGATCAATGCTATTCGCCAAGTTAAAACAGGAACGTTTGTGGCTTGTGCTGCTGGCGCAGGGGCTGATACTAATGTGTTAAAACAAATCACAGAAACGGTAGTTTCTCTCGATACCGCAGATGCAAATTCTATCAAAGCTTTCTTTAAATGGGTATCAGCCTCTATTTCTGTTTCAAGCCAAAAAGTGGATTTGAATAAGAAAGAGGTTAATGGCTTAAATGAATTGCCTCCACCGCCAGCAGAATTAAATATTGTACTATAA
- a CDS encoding vWA domain-containing protein, with amino-acid sequence MSRRLLTYICIDTSGSMKGEPIEAVNVGLQSLLSALRQNPYALDSVYLSIFTFDSEIKNVLPLTALEDVTLPTISTPDSGPTFLGRMLEELVSAVQKEQILGSTDQKGDWRPILILLTDGKPSDVMAYNNAIPQIKSLNFGNVVACAAGPKADPDVLKKLTDTVVSLDTMDSNSFAQFFQWVSASVAQTSVSVGASISNTLPPPPNEINIVF; translated from the coding sequence ATGTCTAGACGACTTCTCACTTATATTTGTATTGACACGTCAGGTTCAATGAAAGGGGAGCCGATTGAAGCGGTAAATGTTGGTTTACAATCACTGTTATCGGCATTACGTCAAAACCCTTATGCACTAGATAGTGTTTATCTCTCGATTTTCACCTTTGATAGTGAAATCAAAAACGTGCTTCCTTTAACCGCGCTTGAAGATGTAACACTTCCAACTATAAGTACTCCAGACAGTGGCCCAACTTTCTTGGGGAGGATGTTAGAAGAACTTGTAAGTGCGGTGCAAAAAGAACAAATTTTAGGATCAACCGATCAAAAAGGAGATTGGCGACCTATTTTAATTTTACTTACCGATGGTAAGCCTTCAGATGTGATGGCATACAATAATGCTATACCACAGATCAAATCCTTGAATTTCGGCAATGTTGTTGCTTGTGCAGCAGGGCCAAAAGCTGATCCTGATGTGCTTAAGAAACTCACTGATACAGTTGTTTCGCTAGATACGATGGATTCAAATAGCTTTGCTCAATTTTTCCAATGGGTTTCTGCTTCGGTTGCTCAAACAAGCGTGAGTGTTGGTGCATCAATAAGCAATACATTGCCACCTCCCCCAAATGAAATCAATATTGTTTTTTAA
- a CDS encoding TerY-C metal binding domain-containing protein, with protein sequence MRRLPVYLVIDISESMAGENIRQMQEGMSRLVSQLRRDPYALESVYISVIGFAGAAGTLAPLTELINFYLPRLPIGSGTSIGTALNHVMDRIDKEVIPSTTEQKGDWKPLVYFMSDGSSTDDTSKAIQRWKSLFKHRAKLINIGIGKFSDLSTLDEVADLTYRLDDADIERVYQALCETIATSISSQSRSLGIEIPVSLSKELLENSAISLAKKTEELTALDENYAIIAGLCRKVKLPYLMKWERFGEVVFGDAEYHYIGAYPLEKDYEDWSDPRPNNQTVKSSQLIGGGGCPHCGSPFAFAMCDCGQVFCIDGLGEVVCPKCGQECFFGFDSEGDDFEINRARG encoded by the coding sequence ATGCGCCGTTTACCTGTTTATCTTGTGATTGATATTTCTGAAAGTATGGCGGGTGAAAATATTCGTCAAATGCAAGAGGGAATGAGTCGATTGGTTAGCCAATTAAGACGAGATCCTTATGCGTTAGAGTCTGTTTATATTTCTGTTATCGGTTTTGCTGGTGCAGCAGGTACGCTTGCACCACTCACGGAGTTGATAAATTTCTATTTGCCACGTCTACCTATTGGTTCAGGTACATCTATTGGTACAGCATTAAATCATGTAATGGATCGCATTGATAAAGAGGTTATTCCTAGTACAACTGAACAAAAAGGCGATTGGAAACCTTTGGTTTATTTTATGTCTGATGGCTCTAGCACAGATGACACAAGCAAAGCTATTCAGCGCTGGAAATCATTATTTAAACATCGTGCAAAATTAATCAATATAGGAATTGGTAAATTTTCGGATTTATCTACGCTTGATGAAGTGGCCGATCTTACGTATCGTTTAGATGATGCAGATATTGAGCGTGTCTATCAAGCATTATGCGAAACTATTGCTACTTCAATTAGTAGTCAAAGCCGTTCACTTGGTATTGAAATCCCAGTATCGCTTAGTAAAGAACTTTTGGAAAACAGTGCCATTTCATTAGCTAAAAAGACTGAAGAATTAACCGCTCTTGATGAGAATTATGCCATTATTGCTGGTCTTTGCCGTAAAGTAAAGTTGCCTTATTTAATGAAATGGGAGCGTTTTGGTGAAGTGGTATTTGGTGATGCTGAATATCATTATATTGGTGCTTATCCTCTTGAGAAAGATTATGAAGATTGGTCAGATCCTCGTCCTAATAATCAAACAGTAAAATCTTCGCAACTGATTGGTGGAGGTGGTTGTCCTCATTGTGGCTCGCCATTTGCATTTGCAATGTGTGATTGCGGACAAGTTTTTTGTATTGATGGATTAGGTGAGGTAGTTTGTCCTAAATGTGGGCAAGAATGCTTTTTTGGTTTTGATTCTGAAGGCGATGATTTTGAAATTAATCGAGCAAGGGGATAA
- a CDS encoding PP2C family serine/threonine-protein phosphatase has protein sequence MMNALEQIQKIKFWLEKMDEKSIDAFATQNSTLIQLVAEAFTNFHQGIENVKVIMPTESTVIQKIMPVIQLVNAKQDEAYLCKPNTDLLIKDAHFSQECGLRWNAEQKVIEGIPILSGEIQVSFLLEDGSTSLGALWINPDPRKLWDNIPSNKNERFWKADSASDEISTNFGKLLAARMRGRSHAHKGICCDDDFTIAFHDKSGVHFIAVADGAGSAEFSRLGSKLAVEAAKEKVLEQLTNNDKYQAISYSFEMDKLKGIANGLLFQAVQSAFQAQQTEAEKEQIPLKSLSCTLLLALTLRLKNGQWFTACYWVGDGAAAIVDLGTPKVKLLGEVDSGNYSGETVFLTHSEIEAEKLVSRIHTDLQYYPPLLMLMTDGVSDPKFKTDAKLQTIEAWQALWEELKIPLQAENPAKALEQWLDFWSKGEHDDRTLAMFISQDEWNGVVNQCQNDISSEAHQVALLPNKQAQISTEEVAQKSGESDIEDEAERTINITSSGVTTTITLTKASDQKMDTQGANQ, from the coding sequence ATGATGAATGCATTGGAGCAAATTCAGAAAATTAAATTTTGGCTAGAGAAGATGGATGAAAAGAGCATAGATGCTTTTGCTACCCAGAATTCCACCTTAATTCAGCTTGTTGCCGAAGCCTTTACCAATTTTCATCAAGGAATAGAAAACGTGAAAGTTATAATGCCAACAGAATCTACAGTCATACAAAAAATAATGCCAGTTATTCAACTTGTGAACGCCAAACAAGATGAAGCCTATCTTTGCAAGCCAAATACAGATCTTTTAATTAAAGATGCTCATTTTTCACAAGAATGTGGTTTGCGCTGGAATGCTGAACAAAAAGTGATTGAGGGGATACCGATACTAAGTGGAGAAATTCAAGTTTCTTTCTTATTGGAAGATGGCTCTACCTCGTTGGGTGCACTTTGGATCAACCCAGACCCTAGAAAACTTTGGGATAACATTCCTAGTAACAAAAATGAACGTTTTTGGAAAGCGGATAGTGCAAGTGATGAGATCTCAACAAATTTTGGCAAATTATTAGCAGCAAGAATGCGTGGACGTTCTCATGCACATAAAGGTATATGTTGCGATGATGATTTTACGATTGCTTTTCACGATAAAAGTGGTGTGCATTTTATTGCTGTTGCAGATGGAGCTGGCAGCGCAGAATTTTCTAGGTTAGGTTCAAAATTGGCGGTAGAAGCTGCAAAAGAAAAGGTGCTAGAGCAGCTGACGAACAATGATAAATATCAGGCAATATCCTATTCTTTTGAAATGGATAAGCTAAAAGGAATAGCAAATGGACTATTGTTCCAAGCGGTGCAATCAGCTTTTCAAGCGCAACAAACTGAAGCGGAAAAAGAACAAATTCCATTAAAGTCGCTTTCTTGCACTTTGTTGCTAGCATTAACTTTACGTCTTAAAAATGGTCAATGGTTTACAGCTTGTTATTGGGTTGGTGATGGTGCTGCCGCTATTGTTGATTTAGGGACGCCAAAAGTGAAATTATTGGGGGAAGTTGATTCAGGTAACTATTCTGGGGAAACAGTCTTTTTAACGCATTCCGAGATTGAGGCAGAAAAATTGGTTTCTCGAATTCACACCGATTTGCAGTATTATCCACCGCTCTTGATGTTGATGACTGATGGTGTTTCTGATCCAAAATTTAAAACAGATGCGAAATTACAAACTATTGAGGCATGGCAAGCCTTATGGGAGGAATTAAAAATACCATTACAAGCTGAAAATCCTGCTAAAGCTTTAGAACAATGGTTAGATTTTTGGTCAAAAGGTGAACATGATGATCGAACGCTAGCAATGTTTATTTCACAAGATGAGTGGAATGGGGTGGTAAATCAATGTCAAAATGATATCTCTAGTGAAGCTCATCAGGTTGCATTATTACCAAATAAGCAAGCACAAATAAGTACTGAAGAAGTAGCACAAAAAAGTGGAGAAAGTGACATTGAAGATGAAGCAGAACGTACTATAAATATCACCTCAAGTGGCGTAACAACAACCATTACACTCACTAAAGCTAGCGATCAAAAAATGGATACTCAAGGAGCAAATCAATGA